The following are encoded together in the Cyanobacterium aponinum PCC 10605 genome:
- a CDS encoding type ISP restriction/modification enzyme, translated as MSKLLITQYHNEVEKIKRYGGSKNESIIRVAFQNLLNNYCQTRNFLLIPELPYKNQRIIPDGTIKDALQLDWGYWESKDENDDLDLEIEKKFAKGYPNDNILFEDSHTAILIQSGAEKMRISMQDVDALDKILKEFIDYQRPEVAEFYQAITKFKEDLPTLINTLRENIDLASKNNQKFIAKRDTFFNLCQNSINPNITIEDVREMMIQHILTEDIFLTIFDEAQFHRDNNIARELTDLIDSFLKGGERKKLLSSIQHYYKAIKSKASQINNHHEKQKFLKAIYENFYKAYNPLSADRLGIVYTPNEIVRFMIESTDFLLHKHFHKLLIDKDVEILDPATGTGTFITELIEYLPINSQNYDALRYKYQHEIHCNEVAILPYYIANLNIEYTYQQKTGEYQEFNNICFVDTLDHTSFEGKQMDLFAMSLENTARIKRQNDKKISVIIGNPPYNAKQENFNDNNANRSYKSIDDRIKATYIKEGKAQNQIVLYDMYVRFIRWASDRLNDNGIIAFITNNSFIDGLTFDGFRKVLREEFSHIYIIDLGGNIRQGDKTGNVFNIMIGVAITFLVRKDKNVGVEYHSTHTKTNNCEIYYYKSVENSVLDKLDFIGKNKLKDINFTHIIPKNNHWINQCDNDFDDLLPLIDKEVKSGKSEEAICKLFSSGIKTQRDEWVYDFNRDNLEEKVRFLVNIYQEILKDDNFKDKNSIKWDAELSSYLSRKIEKEFNHEQILLSLYRPFTKQYLYLDKHFNGRTYQWFNIYNQEDKDNKYINFLVGKRLPFSTIISDTITDLGLFVTDPIQCLPLYTYDKEGKKEENITDWALELFREHYSSHGVTRGLSPLPESEESPLPQSSPLPQNSPLPDNPSLSEHWWLVTFVTHNSRVSERMITYGVKKGEPLIFNEENRIFIAEKILESVKNYNLNVITFNVLPDHVHLIIGANTEKELSENIRKIKGFTSFQFQRFNHWEKGQKIWAQKFHREVIEEESHLLNAIEYIENNHLKHSENWGEEIIATWENHLKIIVEETKKLTRGLSPLPKSEESPLPKSEESPLPKSEESPLPKSEESPLPKSEESPLLHNSSQKLITKEDIFYYVYAVLHNPKYREKYELNLKREFPRIPFYDDFWQWVNWGKKLMDLHLNYEKIEPYNLKRIDVALSRNSSPKKRGEIKAKLKADKVKHQIIIDEMTILTEIPPIAWEYKLGNRSALEWILDQYKEKKPRDKTIAERFNNYRFAEYKEKVIDLLMRVTTVSVETMKIINEIDSKNF; from the coding sequence ATGTCTAAACTACTCATCACTCAATATCATAACGAAGTTGAAAAAATAAAACGTTATGGTGGTAGTAAGAATGAATCTATCATTAGAGTTGCCTTTCAAAATTTACTCAACAACTACTGTCAAACTCGCAATTTTTTATTAATACCTGAATTGCCTTACAAAAATCAGAGAATTATTCCCGATGGTACGATAAAAGACGCTTTACAATTAGATTGGGGATACTGGGAAAGCAAAGACGAAAATGACGATTTAGACTTAGAAATAGAGAAAAAATTTGCTAAAGGCTATCCTAACGATAATATTTTATTTGAAGATTCACACACCGCTATATTAATTCAAAGTGGTGCTGAAAAAATGCGAATTTCCATGCAAGATGTTGACGCATTAGACAAGATTTTAAAAGAATTTATTGATTATCAACGCCCAGAAGTAGCGGAATTTTATCAGGCAATCACTAAGTTTAAAGAAGACTTACCCACTTTAATTAACACCCTCAGAGAAAACATTGATTTAGCTTCGAAAAATAATCAGAAATTTATCGCTAAAAGAGACACTTTTTTTAATCTTTGTCAAAATTCTATTAATCCGAATATTACCATTGAAGATGTTAGGGAAATGATGATTCAACATATCTTAACAGAAGACATCTTTTTAACCATTTTTGATGAGGCACAATTTCACAGAGATAATAATATTGCTAGAGAATTAACCGACTTAATTGATAGTTTTTTAAAGGGAGGAGAAAGGAAGAAATTATTAAGCAGTATTCAGCATTATTATAAGGCAATAAAAAGTAAAGCTAGTCAAATAAATAATCACCACGAAAAGCAGAAATTTTTAAAAGCAATTTACGAGAATTTTTATAAGGCTTATAATCCTTTATCTGCTGATAGATTAGGTATTGTTTATACTCCTAATGAGATAGTAAGATTTATGATTGAAAGCACTGATTTTCTACTTCATAAACATTTTCATAAATTACTCATTGACAAGGATGTCGAAATATTAGATCCTGCTACTGGCACTGGTACTTTTATTACTGAATTAATCGAATATTTACCCATCAATTCCCAAAATTATGACGCATTAAGATATAAATATCAGCATGAAATTCACTGTAATGAAGTGGCGATTTTACCTTACTATATCGCTAACTTAAATATTGAATATACCTATCAACAAAAAACGGGAGAATATCAGGAGTTTAATAATATCTGTTTTGTGGATACTTTAGATCATACCAGCTTTGAAGGGAAGCAAATGGATTTGTTTGCGATGTCGTTGGAAAATACAGCAAGAATTAAGCGTCAAAATGATAAGAAAATCTCCGTAATTATCGGAAATCCTCCCTATAATGCCAAGCAAGAAAATTTTAATGATAATAATGCTAATCGTAGTTATAAAAGTATAGATGATAGAATTAAAGCTACTTATATTAAGGAAGGTAAGGCACAAAATCAAATCGTTTTATATGATATGTATGTGCGGTTTATTCGATGGGCAAGTGATAGATTAAATGATAACGGTATTATTGCTTTTATTACGAATAATTCTTTTATTGACGGTTTAACCTTTGATGGTTTTAGAAAAGTTTTAAGGGAAGAATTTAGTCACATTTATATTATTGATTTAGGAGGGAATATTCGACAGGGAGATAAAACAGGAAACGTATTTAATATTATGATTGGGGTTGCCATTACTTTTTTAGTGAGAAAAGATAAAAACGTAGGGGTTGAATACCATTCAACCCACACAAAAACGAATAATTGTGAAATTTATTATTATAAATCTGTTGAAAATTCAGTATTAGATAAGTTAGACTTTATTGGTAAAAATAAGTTAAAAGACATTAATTTTACTCATATTATCCCTAAAAATAATCACTGGATTAATCAATGTGATAATGATTTTGATGATTTGTTACCTTTAATTGATAAAGAGGTGAAAAGCGGCAAATCGGAAGAAGCTATTTGTAAGTTGTTTTCTTCAGGAATAAAAACTCAAAGAGATGAATGGGTTTATGATTTTAATAGAGATAATTTAGAAGAAAAAGTAAGGTTTTTAGTTAATATTTATCAGGAAATTTTAAAGGATGATAATTTTAAAGATAAAAATAGCATTAAATGGGATGCAGAATTAAGTAGTTATTTATCCAGAAAAATTGAAAAAGAGTTTAATCATGAACAAATTTTATTAAGTTTATATCGTCCATTTACCAAACAATATTTATATCTGGATAAGCATTTTAATGGAAGGACTTATCAATGGTTTAATATTTATAATCAAGAGGATAAAGATAATAAATATATTAATTTTTTGGTAGGTAAAAGATTACCATTTTCAACAATTATTAGTGATACGATTACAGATTTAGGATTATTTGTTACTGATCCGATTCAATGTTTGCCATTATATACTTATGATAAAGAGGGAAAAAAAGAGGAAAATATTACGGATTGGGCGTTAGAGTTATTTCGTGAGCATTATAGTAGTCATGGGGTAACAAGGGGCTTAAGCCCCTTGCCTGAGTCAGAAGAAAGCCCATTGCCTCAAAGTAGCCCATTGCCTCAAAATAGCCCATTGCCCGATAATCCCTCACTGTCTGAGCATTGGTGGCTTGTTACATTTGTTACTCATAACTCCCGTGTATCGGAAAGAATGATTACTTATGGAGTAAAAAAAGGAGAGCCATTAATTTTTAATGAAGAAAATAGAATTTTTATTGCAGAAAAAATATTAGAATCTGTGAAAAATTATAATCTTAATGTTATTACTTTTAATGTTTTACCTGATCATGTTCATTTAATTATTGGTGCTAATACTGAAAAAGAATTATCTGAGAATATCAGAAAAATTAAAGGTTTTACTTCTTTTCAATTTCAAAGATTTAATCATTGGGAAAAAGGACAAAAAATTTGGGCTCAAAAATTTCATAGAGAAGTGATTGAAGAAGAATCACATTTATTAAATGCGATCGAATATATTGAGAATAATCATTTAAAACATAGTGAAAATTGGGGAGAAGAAATCATAGCTACTTGGGAAAATCATCTTAAAATTATTGTTGAAGAAACCAAGAAATTAACAAGGGGCTTAAGCCCCTTGCCTAAGTCAGAAGAAAGCCCCTTGCCTAAGTCAGAAGAAAGCCCCTTGCCTAAGTCAGAAGAAAGCCCCTTGCCTAAGTCAGAAGAAAGCCCCTTGCCTAAGTCAGAAGAAAGCCCCTTGCTTCACAATAGTAGTCAAAAATTAATCACCAAAGAGGATATTTTTTATTATGTTTATGCTGTTTTACATAATCCGAAATATCGAGAAAAGTATGAGTTAAATTTGAAAAGAGAGTTTCCTCGAATACCTTTTTATGATGATTTTTGGCAATGGGTAAATTGGGGTAAAAAGTTAATGGATTTGCACTTAAATTATGAAAAAATAGAGCCTTATAATTTAAAAAGAATTGATGTTGCCCTCAGCCGTAACTCTTCTCCTAAAAAGCGAGGGGAAATAAAAGCTAAGTTAAAAGCGGATAAAGTTAAACATCAAATTATTATTGATGAGATGACAATTTTAACAGAGATTCCGCCTATAGCTTGGGAATATAAGTTAGGTAATCGTAGTGCTTTGGAGTGGATTTTAGATCAATATAAGGAGAAAAAACCAAGGGATAAAACCATTGCAGAAAGGTTTAATAATTATCGTTTTGCTGAGTATAAAGAGAAGGTAATTGATTTGTTAATGAGGGTAACAACTGTTAGTGTAGAAACGATGAAAATAATTAATGAAATTGACTCAAAAAACTTTTAG
- a CDS encoding nitric-oxide reductase large subunit produces MADSTINLGAKVQPQYKRWGLPAWLVFICVVTFTVLLSAGAVIYKNAPPIPDKIVSSQQEIILTHDQIEHGQITYLGRGGQHIGSIWGHGSYLAPDWTADVLHRWGLATAGVLYNNDRTFSQEDLEALSDVERATLQARVQQEFKINRYAEDVDTLTLSPAQTKGLEQVFVDYHELLSNGSAIHSIPRGWFKDESEIHDVTAFLTWTAWSASANRPNAPFSYTANFPHDDLIGNNAPGQFVIWSIVSVIVLIAGIAGFIFIYLTQEDADEIQVVESRPSIRIATPSQKATTLFFGVAMALFCVQILMGMVTAHYAVEGEGFYGVPIQDYLPYAASRTWHLQLAVFWIATCWLAAGLYFAPRFGKHEPKFQVWGNSTLLVALTVVVVGSLVGAWASVQGILGGDNSFWFGHQGYEYVELGRLWQLLLIGGMVFWLFLMYRALKPALKGEGSKTGLNHFFLYSAITIPLFYASGLMYTNHTPVSIAEYWRWWVVHLWVEGFFEVFATVAIAYLCSELGFLKRSSALRATYLTTILYLGSGVIGTLHHLYFSGTPVFITAMGAVASALEVVPLTLIGFEVLKSMRLSKEAEGFYRLPLKFFIATCFWNLVGAGVFGFLINPPIVLYYSQGLNTTPIHAHSALYGVYGSLAIALMLFALREITPDEAWDEKGFNFSFWWINIGLVLMMVMGLIPNGFYQLVQSVNHGTWYARSAEVIGSAWMQWTVWLRIPGDMVFAIGAIVLVVSVVRAIYGIFQQPTQAQPDDIPIITSKS; encoded by the coding sequence ATGGCAGATTCAACAATCAACTTAGGGGCAAAAGTCCAACCACAATATAAACGATGGGGATTACCTGCTTGGTTAGTCTTTATCTGTGTGGTGACGTTTACAGTCTTACTATCCGCAGGGGCAGTAATTTATAAAAATGCTCCCCCCATTCCCGATAAAATAGTATCATCTCAACAAGAAATCATTTTAACCCACGATCAAATCGAACATGGACAAATCACCTATTTAGGTAGAGGTGGACAACATATTGGTAGTATCTGGGGTCATGGTAGCTATCTTGCCCCCGATTGGACAGCAGATGTCTTACATCGTTGGGGTTTAGCCACTGCTGGAGTATTATACAACAACGATCGAACTTTCTCTCAAGAGGATTTAGAAGCCCTCTCCGATGTGGAAAGAGCAACTTTGCAAGCTAGAGTACAACAAGAGTTCAAAATCAATCGTTATGCAGAAGATGTGGACACTTTAACTCTCTCTCCTGCTCAAACGAAAGGATTAGAACAGGTTTTTGTTGACTACCACGAATTGTTAAGTAATGGTTCGGCAATTCATTCGATTCCGAGGGGATGGTTTAAAGATGAGAGCGAAATTCACGATGTAACGGCGTTTTTAACTTGGACTGCTTGGTCAGCCTCTGCTAATCGCCCTAATGCTCCTTTTTCCTACACTGCTAATTTTCCCCATGATGATTTAATCGGTAATAATGCACCCGGGCAGTTTGTAATTTGGTCAATAGTCTCTGTTATTGTCTTAATTGCAGGAATTGCAGGTTTTATCTTCATTTATCTCACTCAAGAAGACGCAGACGAAATCCAAGTCGTTGAGAGTCGCCCTAGCATTCGTATTGCTACCCCTAGCCAAAAAGCAACTACCCTTTTCTTTGGTGTAGCGATGGCTTTATTCTGTGTTCAGATTTTAATGGGCATGGTAACGGCACACTATGCAGTTGAGGGGGAAGGTTTTTACGGTGTGCCAATTCAAGATTATTTACCCTATGCGGCATCTCGTACATGGCATTTACAATTAGCCGTTTTTTGGATTGCTACTTGTTGGTTAGCGGCAGGGTTGTATTTTGCTCCCCGTTTCGGTAAACATGAACCTAAATTCCAAGTGTGGGGTAATAGTACCTTATTAGTGGCTTTAACCGTTGTGGTAGTAGGCTCTTTGGTGGGTGCTTGGGCTAGTGTGCAAGGTATTTTAGGGGGAGATAATAGCTTTTGGTTTGGACATCAAGGCTATGAATATGTAGAATTAGGGCGGTTATGGCAATTACTGCTCATCGGTGGCATGGTTTTTTGGTTATTCTTGATGTATCGTGCTTTAAAACCTGCTTTGAAAGGGGAAGGAAGCAAAACGGGCTTAAATCATTTTTTCCTTTATAGTGCCATTACTATTCCTCTATTCTATGCCTCCGGTTTAATGTACACCAATCACACCCCCGTTAGTATCGCTGAATATTGGCGTTGGTGGGTAGTGCATCTTTGGGTAGAGGGCTTTTTTGAAGTATTTGCCACAGTTGCGATCGCATATCTATGTAGTGAATTAGGGTTTTTGAAACGCTCATCCGCCCTGCGTGCCACCTATTTAACCACAATTCTTTATCTGGGTAGTGGGGTAATTGGCACATTGCATCACCTTTATTTTTCTGGTACACCCGTATTTATTACTGCCATGGGGGCGGTGGCTTCTGCTTTAGAAGTCGTGCCTTTAACTTTGATTGGTTTTGAGGTATTAAAATCCATGCGATTATCCAAAGAAGCAGAGGGATTCTATCGTTTACCCCTAAAATTCTTCATTGCTACCTGTTTTTGGAATTTAGTAGGTGCTGGGGTATTCGGTTTCTTAATTAATCCTCCCATTGTGCTTTACTACTCTCAAGGTTTAAATACCACTCCCATTCACGCCCACTCTGCTTTATACGGTGTTTATGGCTCATTGGCGATCGCACTTATGTTGTTTGCTTTAAGGGAGATTACCCCTGATGAGGCATGGGATGAAAAAGGTTTTAACTTCTCTTTTTGGTGGATAAATATAGGGTTAGTGCTAATGATGGTAATGGGGTTAATTCCTAACGGTTTCTATCAGTTGGTACAGTCTGTTAATCATGGTACATGGTACGCCAGAAGTGCGGAGGTTATCGGTTCTGCATGGATGCAATGGACTGTATGGTTACGTATTCCCGGTGATATGGTCTTTGCCATTGGTGCGATCGTATTAGTCGTGTCTGTAGTTCGTGCTATCTATGGTATTTTCCAACAACCCACCCAAGCTCAACCCGATGATATTCCTATCATCACCTCTAAATCATAA
- a CDS encoding cupin domain-containing protein, producing MSILELKSSFVNLSEHIEYPSEGILSKVLLKDKNCQYTLFCLAKNTEISEHTSSRNATVHVIEGEGVLILEGEKIILTKGVFVVMPSNAPHALQATENLCFLLTLSATDNSD from the coding sequence ATGTCTATACTGGAATTAAAATCTAGTTTTGTTAATCTTAGTGAACATATAGAATACCCTTCTGAGGGTATTTTAAGTAAAGTTTTACTTAAGGATAAAAACTGTCAATATACCTTATTTTGTTTGGCAAAAAATACTGAAATTTCTGAACATACCTCCAGTCGTAATGCGACGGTTCATGTCATTGAAGGAGAAGGAGTCTTAATCTTAGAAGGAGAAAAAATTATTTTAACAAAAGGGGTTTTTGTTGTAATGCCAAGTAATGCACCCCATGCTTTACAAGCCACTGAGAATCTTTGTTTTCTGTTAACTCTTTCTGCTACCGATAATTCTGATTAA
- a CDS encoding CopD family protein — protein sequence MIFKILVLLHTLSATIWTGGHLILAIMVLPKALKKSEPELIENFEQNFETLGLISLATQILTGLGLTWIYFPQFQGLWNLDNFLSRYIMFKLGILLLTLALAIHARFFIIPNLSKETLNQLAYHIVGVTTLAVLFVVFGVGIRLGGFV from the coding sequence ATGATATTTAAAATCTTAGTTTTACTACATACCCTAAGTGCTACTATATGGACAGGAGGGCATTTAATCTTAGCCATAATGGTATTACCAAAAGCTCTCAAAAAATCAGAGCCAGAATTAATCGAAAATTTTGAGCAAAACTTTGAGACTCTGGGATTAATCTCCCTAGCCACACAAATATTGACGGGATTAGGCTTAACGTGGATTTATTTCCCTCAATTTCAAGGGTTATGGAATTTAGATAACTTTTTATCTCGTTATATTATGTTCAAATTAGGGATATTACTGTTAACCCTTGCTTTAGCCATTCATGCCCGATTTTTCATCATTCCCAATTTGAGTAAAGAAACCCTAAATCAACTGGCTTACCATATTGTCGGTGTTACTACCTTAGCTGTGTTATTCGTGGTTTTCGGTGTTGGTATTCGCCTTGGCGGATTTGTCTAA
- a CDS encoding NAD(P)H-dependent glycerol-3-phosphate dehydrogenase — protein sequence MTQHPKITIIGSGAWGTTLAYLLDRANHSYTIWSRKSSQSLESVIVDTDIIISAVSMKGVRPIIEQLKQIKMKDNALIVTATKGLDFETTKTPSQILQEAFPDHPIIVLCGPNLSKEIKRGLPAATVVSSTSIESAELVQAMFASDIFRVYVNNDPIGTELGGTLKNVMAIASGVCDGLELGTNAKAALLTRALPEMIRVGTHLGASVETFFGLSGLGDLLATCDSPLSRNYQVGAGLAQGKSLEEIIEDLEGTAEGVNTATVLIKLAHQQKIPVPISYQVYLLLKGKITPQEAVQNLMARELKEEFWFLEF from the coding sequence ATGACTCAACATCCTAAAATTACCATTATAGGTTCTGGTGCATGGGGTACAACCCTAGCATATTTATTAGATAGGGCAAATCATAGTTACACTATCTGGAGTCGTAAATCATCTCAATCATTAGAATCAGTGATTGTGGACACAGATATTATTATTTCAGCAGTCTCGATGAAGGGTGTCAGACCAATAATAGAACAGTTAAAGCAAATTAAGATGAAGGATAATGCTTTGATTGTGACGGCAACAAAAGGGTTAGATTTTGAGACAACGAAAACTCCTTCCCAAATTCTACAAGAGGCTTTTCCTGATCATCCTATAATTGTTTTATGTGGTCCTAATTTATCAAAAGAAATTAAAAGAGGCTTACCGGCGGCTACAGTAGTATCTAGTACCAGTATAGAATCTGCTGAGTTAGTTCAAGCTATGTTCGCATCAGATATTTTTCGAGTTTACGTCAATAATGACCCCATTGGTACAGAATTAGGGGGAACATTAAAAAATGTGATGGCGATCGCATCGGGAGTTTGTGATGGTTTAGAATTGGGTACTAATGCCAAAGCCGCTTTATTAACTAGGGCATTACCAGAAATGATTAGGGTAGGAACTCATTTAGGGGCATCGGTGGAAACCTTTTTTGGTTTATCTGGTTTAGGAGATTTACTCGCCACCTGTGATAGCCCTTTATCCCGAAATTACCAAGTAGGAGCCGGTTTAGCCCAAGGAAAATCCCTTGAGGAAATTATCGAGGATTTAGAGGGCACAGCCGAAGGAGTCAACACCGCCACAGTATTGATTAAATTAGCCCACCAACAAAAAATTCCCGTACCAATTTCCTACCAAGTTTATCTATTGCTGAAGGGAAAAATCACCCCTCAAGAAGCTGTACAAAATCTGATGGCAAGGGAATTAAAAGAAGAGTTTTGGTTTTTAGAGTTCTAG
- a CDS encoding alpha/beta fold hydrolase: protein MTTINPIHNVEAIAGNYWRWRGQDIYYVQGGENNEKPPLLLVHGFGASTDHWRKNIYQLKKDFQVWAIDLLGFGRSGKPAWEYSGLLWQEQLNDFVSEVIKKPTVIAGNSLGGYACLCVAANSPENIAGVILLNSAGPFSDTIKKSPNLTQKISSWVLKQPLITYFLFQRLRNKKNIRKTLEKVYFDTTAITDQLIEDIYRPSCDEGALQVFASVFRSPQGEKVDRLLEKMQCPLLNIWGDKDPWMRVSERSGKFIQHYDNLTQIHLNAGHCPHDEVPEEVNSLITSWVNETVLPEFKIKLSVKVGNG from the coding sequence ATGACCACCATTAATCCGATTCATAACGTAGAAGCGATCGCAGGTAATTATTGGCGGTGGCGTGGACAAGATATATATTATGTGCAAGGGGGAGAAAATAACGAAAAACCCCCTTTATTATTAGTACATGGTTTCGGTGCATCAACGGATCACTGGCGTAAAAACATTTATCAGTTAAAAAAAGATTTTCAGGTATGGGCGATCGACCTTTTGGGTTTTGGTAGATCTGGTAAACCTGCTTGGGAATATAGTGGTTTACTATGGCAGGAACAATTAAACGATTTTGTCTCAGAAGTCATTAAAAAGCCAACGGTGATTGCCGGAAATTCCCTCGGAGGTTATGCCTGTTTGTGTGTAGCGGCAAATTCCCCTGAAAATATTGCAGGAGTAATACTTTTAAATAGTGCTGGTCCTTTTTCCGATACCATCAAAAAGAGTCCGAATTTAACACAAAAAATTAGTAGTTGGGTACTAAAACAGCCTTTAATTACTTATTTCCTGTTTCAAAGACTGCGCAATAAGAAAAATATCCGCAAAACTTTAGAGAAAGTCTATTTTGATACCACTGCCATCACCGATCAACTAATAGAAGATATTTATCGCCCTTCTTGTGATGAGGGAGCATTACAGGTATTTGCTTCGGTTTTTCGTAGTCCTCAAGGAGAAAAAGTCGATCGCCTCTTAGAAAAAATGCAGTGTCCATTACTCAATATTTGGGGGGATAAAGACCCTTGGATGCGTGTATCCGAAAGAAGCGGAAAATTTATACAACATTATGATAACCTTACACAAATTCATCTCAATGCGGGTCATTGTCCCCATGATGAAGTACCAGAAGAAGTTAATTCTTTGATCACTTCATGGGTTAATGAAACGGTTTTACCTGAGTTCAAGATAAAATTGTCAGTTAAGGTAGGCAACGGATAA
- a CDS encoding transcriptional repressor, with protein MSPDITASIKKKLNSRGWRMTPQREKILEVFQNLPQGNHLSAEELHQMLTESGENISLSTIYRSVKLMTKMRVLRELELAEGHKHYELNHPYPHHHHHIVCIQCNKTIEFQDDSILKHSLKQCQKEEFQLIDCQLTVMTICKEAIEMGWPSTLPTDWCCSRAIAEGHHK; from the coding sequence ATGTCCCCAGATATTACGGCTTCCATCAAGAAAAAACTTAACTCCAGAGGTTGGCGCATGACACCTCAAAGAGAAAAAATCCTTGAAGTATTTCAGAACTTGCCTCAAGGGAATCATCTCAGTGCCGAAGAATTACATCAAATGCTTACAGAGTCGGGGGAGAACATTAGTCTATCAACTATTTACCGCAGTGTAAAGTTGATGACAAAAATGAGAGTTTTAAGAGAATTAGAACTAGCCGAGGGTCATAAACACTATGAATTAAATCATCCTTATCCCCACCACCATCATCACATTGTTTGTATTCAGTGTAATAAAACTATCGAATTTCAAGATGACTCCATTTTAAAACATAGTCTTAAACAATGTCAGAAGGAGGAGTTTCAGTTAATAGATTGTCAGTTAACAGTTATGACTATTTGTAAGGAAGCCATTGAAATGGGTTGGCCTTCCACTTTACCCACTGATTGGTGTTGCAGTCGTGCGATCGCAGAGGGGCATCATAAGTAA
- a CDS encoding ABC transporter ATP-binding protein has product MLYLKNVSYHPAAIPHPIIQDINITLPPQKLGLIIGVSGSGKTTLLEILAGLAEKTSGQILWRTQELTSEDLQQLSGIVFQFPERHFCGATVLEELRLGHPELSATRIKETLTEVGLEQINYDTPPHALSGGQQRRLSLAVQLIRQPNILLLDEPTAGLDWLMKRQLVTLLSRLKKHWTLLIVTHDASDLIDIADNCWRLEEGRLESVNQDTLKPLNKMEVDFDRIL; this is encoded by the coding sequence ATGCTTTATTTAAAAAACGTTTCCTATCATCCTGCCGCTATTCCCCATCCCATAATTCAAGATATAAATATTACCCTTCCTCCTCAAAAATTGGGGTTAATCATTGGGGTTAGTGGTTCAGGAAAAACAACCTTACTAGAAATTTTAGCTGGATTGGCGGAAAAAACCAGTGGGCAAATTTTATGGCGTACCCAAGAATTAACTTCTGAGGATTTACAACAGTTGAGTGGTATTGTTTTTCAGTTTCCCGAAAGACATTTCTGTGGTGCGACGGTTCTTGAGGAGTTAAGATTAGGTCATCCTGAATTGAGTGCCACTCGTATCAAAGAAACTCTTACAGAAGTGGGATTAGAGCAAATCAATTATGATACTCCCCCTCATGCCTTAAGTGGAGGACAACAAAGAAGATTATCTTTAGCGGTACAGTTAATTAGACAACCTAACATTTTATTGCTGGATGAACCCACTGCAGGGCTAGATTGGTTGATGAAAAGACAATTAGTAACTCTATTATCTCGTTTAAAAAAGCATTGGACGCTTTTGATTGTAACCCATGATGCTAGTGATTTAATTGATATTGCTGATAACTGTTGGCGCTTGGAAGAAGGAAGGCTCGAATCTGTTAATCAAGATACTCTTAAGCCCTTAAATAAGATGGAGGTAGATTTCGATCGCATTTTGTGA